Proteins found in one Melospiza melodia melodia isolate bMelMel2 chromosome 13, bMelMel2.pri, whole genome shotgun sequence genomic segment:
- the LOC134424369 gene encoding arylamine N-acetyltransferase, pineal gland isozyme NAT-10 gives MNLEEYFARTGYKGSTEKQDLETLTDIFQHHIRAVPFENLSIHCGEKITLELEHVYNKIVRRKRGGWCMENNQLLGWVLKGLGYDTSFLGAYVFNPQQNAYATLMTHLVVKVVIDGKAYIVDGGFGVSYQMWQPMELVSGKDQPQAPGVFRFTEKNGVWYLEKMRRKQYIPNQSFSNSDLLEKKECRKVYMFSLEPRTVEDFRFQCTYLQTSPDSLFTKKSICTLQTTEGFRALIGWTLTETTYNYKENMDLVEFVTLEDEEVEKTLKEKFNITLERKLVPINVKGSYTI, from the coding sequence ATGAACCTTGAAGAGTACTTTGCAAGAACTGGCTATAAAGGCTCCACTGAAAAACAAGATTTGGAAACCTTAACCGATATATTCCAGCATCACATCCGTGCTGTTCCCTTCGAAAACCTCAGCATtcactgtggggagaaaattACGTTGGAGTTGGAGCATGTTTACAACAAGATTGTGAGGAGAAAGAGGGGTGGCTGGTGCATGGAAAACAaccagctgctgggctgggtgctgaAGGGCCTGGGCTATGACACCAGCTTCCTGGGAGCCTACGTGTTCAACCCTCAGCAGAACGCCTACGCCACCCTCATGACCCACCTGGTGGTAAAGGTGGTCATCGATGGCAAAGCCTACATCGTTGATGGAGGCTTTGGGGTGTCCTACCAGATGTGGCAGCCCATGGAGCTCGTGTCAGGGAAAGACCAGCCCCAGGCTCCCGGCGTGTTCCGCTTCACGGAGAAAAACGGTGTCTGGTACCTGGAGAAAATGAGACGGAAACAATACATCCCCAACCAGAGCTTCTCCAACTCTGACCTGCTGGAGAAGAAGGAGTGTCGCAAGGTTTATATGTTCAGCCTGGAGCCACGGACAGTGGAAGATTTCCGTTTCCAGTGCACGTACCTCCAGACCTCTCCAGATTCCCTCTTCACAAAGAAGTCCATCTGCACCCTGCAGACCACCGAGGGATTCCGGGCGCTGATTGGGTGGACGCTCACTGAGACCACGTACAACTACAAGGAAAACATGGATCTGGTGGAGTTTGTAACTCTTGAAGATGAAGAGGTGGAAAAAACCCTCAAAGAGAAATTTAACATCACCCTAGAGAGAAAACTTGTCCCCATTAATGTTAAAGGATCTTACACAATCTAG
- the MPHOSPH6 gene encoding M-phase phosphoprotein 6: MAGEVKTKLSKNLLRMKFMQRGLDSQTKKQLEEEEKKIISEEHWYLDVPDLKEKESCIIEERSFLRCEDLVYGRMSFKGFNPEIEKLMIQMNSKCKEENIEEDDKMEADVSDEEMARRYETLVGTIGKKFLRKRDQRVLKDDDEVEEGNSNARPSKRAKKMFLKPQD, encoded by the exons ATGGCCGGGGAGGTGAAAACCAAGCTGTCCAAGAACCTGCTGCGCATGAAG TTCATGCAAAGGGGTTTGGATTCACAAACTAAAAAACAActagaggaagaagaaaagaagataaTTAGCGAAGAACACTGGTATCTTGATGTACCAGATCTAAAGGAAAAAGA GAGCTGTATAATAGAAGAGAGAAGCTTTCTGCGATGTGAGGATCTCGTTTATGGCAGAATGTCCTTCAAAGGATTCAATCCTGAAATTGAG AAGTTAATGATCCAAATGAACTCTAAGTGCAAGGAGGAAAACATTGAAGAGGATGATAAAATGGAGGCTGATGTATCAGATGAAGAAATGGCCAGAAG ATATGAAACATTAGTGGGAACAATAGGGAAGAAATTTTTGAGAAAAAGGGACCAACGCGTACTCAAGGATGATGATGAAGTTGAAGAGGGGAATAGTAATGCAAGACCTAGTAAAAGAGCTAAGAAAATGTTCTTAAAACCTCAGGATTAA